Sequence from the Hyalangium minutum genome:
TCTTCATTCCGCGCTCCGCCACGGTGGATCCCATCGAGGTTTCACCGGAGGAAGTCACCCAGGCGCTCCAGCGCATGGCGCGGCAGGTGCGATTGAGCGGTTCACCGCGCGAGACGGTGGAGCGCTTGTTTCAGCTCGACGCGCTTTACGGTGACTACCTGTACCTGCTGCGGGAGCGGAAGGTCGTCCCATTGGAGGGAGGCACTCCCCTGGAAGGGGCACTGACGCTACAGGAGCAGCAGTGGGTCACCTGGTACGCGGACTGGTGCCGCAGCGAGCACCGGTTCAACGGAGATTGTCTGGGGGGAGCGCTGGTGGCTGGCAAGTACATGGACCTGCGAGGCCGCTACATGTGGGCCATGGCCCTGAGCAAGAGCCCTGTGCTGGAGGAGTTCGAGAAGGCACTGGGGCACATGGTCACCATGCGGGCTGTCCTCCAGGCAGCGATGTGCACCGTCGTCACCTTGCTGGTGCTGCTGGCCATGCCCGATCCGGTGACCAAGTTCATCGCCGCCTGGGCCACCGTGGCGCTCATTTATTGGGTGGGCGCCAAGACGCTCTACCGGCTGGTGGAGGGTTGGTTTCAGTTGATGAAGGAGGTGCAGGAGGCCACCACGTTCGAGGAGCTGCGCGAGGCGGGTGAGCGGTTCGGCAAATTGTTCTCACGCGAGGCGGCCCAGGCGTTCGCGCTGGTGGCCATGGCGCTGCTGACGCACACGGCGAAGGACTTCGCGCAGCAGGTGAGCACACTGCCCGGCTCGGCGCAGGTGTCCATGCAGGCGGAGGCGCAAGGAGGACTGTTGCTGTCCGAAGTGGCCACCGTGGAGTCGGTGGCAGTAACGGCCGATGGCTTCACCGTAGCGCTGGGCCCTGGCGCGGTGGCGATGGCGGCGAACGGAGGGCGCGGGGGCCGCACGCAGAAGCACCACATCGGAACCATCGCCAACAAGAAGTCCTCCCTGCGGGGGGGGCCGTGGACTCCCTTGTTCGAGAAGCTCTTCGCCAGAGCCGGAATGCGCCTGAAGGACGCCGAAAACGTCGTGCCCATCCAGGGGCACAGAGGACCTCACCCGCAGCGCTACCATGAACTCATCTACAAACGGCTTCAGGGTGCACTGGGAGACTGTCGCAGCATCTCGGAGTGCCGAGAGTACTTGACCCGGGAACTCCGAGATCTCGCGGAAGAGATTTCCACTCCCGGAACGGAGTTGAATCAGCTCGTCACCCTAGGCCACTGACGCTAGAACGTCCCTATGGCTCAGCGCTTCTTCGAGCTCGCCGACGACCGCTATTTCCCTCGACGCTGGCACCTGGATACCCCCACCACCAGCGAGGGCCGAAAGGTGCACGACTGGGACTTCACGAAGGGTGCGCCCGTGCACGTCGAGGGCCGGTTGAATATCCCGATCGAAATCGCGGGTAGGCCCTTGGACTATTGTTGGGCAGGTCTGAGCATCCCCGTCGTTCACATTAGAGTGGCGACCGTCCTGGCGGAATTGGCCTCCCACGACATTCAGCTCATCCCCGCCGACATTGATGGGCGACCAGATCAGTACCTCGTCATGGTGGCCACGCGCCTCATCCGCTGCATTGATGAGAAGTCCTCCCGGATCAGGCTCTGGACCGTGGAGGACAGCGTGCCCAAGAAGGTGGGCCAGTACCGGGACGTCCGGGACCTGCGCATCGACAAGACGAAGGTGGGCAACGCCCAGGTGTTCCGTCCAGAGGGGTGGGAAGTCGTCTTGATCGTCTCCGAGGAGATCAAGAACGCCATGGAGCACCTCGGCACCACGGGCACAAGATTCACCGAGGTCTAACCCGCGAGGGCAGGAACATGTCAGCCGAGACCGTGGTGCAGGAACTGGCGCGGGCTGCCAACCCCGAGAAGGCAGCCTTCTTTCCCCGGTTCTTCAAGACGAGCCCGGGGGAGTACGCCGAAGGCGACCAGTTCCTCGGTGTGACGGTGCCGGAGCAGCGCCGTATCGCCAAGAAGCACCGGGAGTTGCCGTTGCCAGAGATCTCGAAGCTGGTGAGCAGCCCAATCCACGAGCACCGCCTCACGGGGTTCCTGGTGCTCACCGAGAAGTTCCGCAAGGCGGACGAAGACACCCGGGCGCGGCTCTTCACGTTCTGCCGCAAGCACTTGGCGGGGATCAACAACTGGGACCTGGTGGACACGGTGGCGCCGAAGATCTTCGGGGAGCACCTGATTGCTCACCCGGAGCTGCGGAAGATGCTTCACACCTTTGCGGGGGACACGTCGCTGTGGAAGCGGCGCATCGCCATCATCTCCACGCAAGCGTTCATCCGGCGCGGAGATTTCGAGGACACGCTGACGCTCGCGGAGCGCCTGCTCCGCGACCCGCACGATCTGATTCACAAGGCCGTGGGGTGGATGCTTCGCGAGGTGGGTGACCGAGATCGAGCGCGGCTGGAGGAGTTCCTCGAACGCCACGCCGCGGAGATGCCACGCACGATGCTCCGCTACGCCATCGAGAAGTTCTCGCCCGAGCGCCGCCGCCACTTTATGGAGCGGTGAGAGCCATCAGGAACGCTGCGCGTACTTCTTCCAGAGCTGGGGGACCGTGGCAACTTCTCCAGCGACGTAGATCGGGTGCGCGACCTGATCCGGTCCGTTCCGCAGGATGACGCTCCGAATCTGCGGCTCGCGGTCCTTGGCACTCGCAATGGAGGCCACAAGGAACGCTCCCCAGAGTGCCCCACCTGACACGAGGTTTCGCATGAGGCATGGGAACCTATCAGATTGGGAGCACCGTGCCCAACCCACAGGAAAGGTTCACTTCCGGCCGTACTTCTTCATCGCCTCCATCAGCCGGTCGTGAGGCAGGGCGTAGACGCGGATGCCATCCGCTCCCGTCATAGTGTCCGCCGCCAGCATCGCGTTGAGGATGGCCTCTTGCGTTGCCTGCACCGTGGCCTCGAAGAGTGGGTTCATTCGCTCGTTGTCCAGCGTGGACACCGTTGCCACAGGGCCCGGCGTGGCTGGCTGCGTCGCCTGGGTCGAGAACGCCACGAAGAGATCCCCCGACCCGTCCTCCCCCAACCCTCCCATCTTCCCGATGCCCAGCGGCACCCTCCGCGCGATCCGCTGCAGTTGGTGCGGCAGCAGTGGCGCGTCCGTCCCCACCACCACGATGATCGACCCCATCCCCTCCGGGTACGACGGCAGCGACGCTCCCTGCTTCGTGCACTGAGGCATCTTGTGGATCAGTGGGTTCGAGGGCGGCTGGTCACTCACCGTGCACGCCTGCAGATCCGGGATCTCCTCCCCCACCGGAACCCCCGCCACCGTCAGGTTTCGGCGCTTGCCGTAGTTGCACTGCACCAGCACCCCCACTGTGTAGCCCCCCTGTGCCTCCGGCAGCTTGCGCGAGGCCGTGCCGATCCCTCCCTTGAAGCCGTTGCAGATCATCCCCGTCCCGCCTCCCACCGAGCCCTCCGCCACCGGGCCGCCGCTCGCCCCATCCAGCGCCTTGAACACGTGCTCCTGCCTCACGTGGAACCCGTCCACGTCGTTCAGGATGCCGTCGTACGTCTCCGCCACCACCGGCAGGCTCAGCTCGAACGACCGGCCCCGCTTCAGCGCCCACGCGATGATCGCGTCGCGCACCGTTCCCACGCTGCTCGTCGTCGTCAGCAGCACCGGGCCGTAGAGCAGCCCGGACTCGTTCAGCCAGTGCGTCCCCGTCATCTCCCCGTTGCCGTTCAGCACGTACGTCCCCCCGAACACCGGCGCCTCCCCTGCCTTGCCCCTCGGCCACACCGCCGTCACCCCCGAGCGCACAGGCCCCTTCCCCACCACCAGCCGTCCCTCCCCCGAGATGATCGTCGCGTGCCCCACCTCCACTCCCGGCACATCCGTGATGGCGTCCAGCGGCCCCGGCTGGCCTCCAAACGGAATCCCCAAGTCCCTCGAGCGCGCCTTCGCCGGAGCCGCCGGCACGGGCTTCTTCGATGCGGTGGGCACCTTCACCGGCGCGGATTGGGCCGCGGCACTCAGGGGCCACGCCAGGAGGAACACAGCCAGCGGAACAGAGACAAGCGGATGAGAACCCATGGCCGCCCCTCCTATCAGCGGTGTAGCGTGCGCGCCACGCATGCTCCCCGAGCCCCTCCGCCGTGCCATCCTCTGGGCCAGTGACTTCGTCTGGGGCCCGTGGACACTCGTTATGCTCCTCGGAGCCGGACTCTTCCTCACCGTCCGCTACCGCTTCGCCCAGGTCCGTCTCTTCCCCGAGGCCGCGCGCACCCTCGTCCCCGCCCAGCAGGAAGGCGCTCGCGGCGCGCTCTCCCCCTTCCAGGCCTTCATGACCGCCCTGGGCGCCTCCATCGGCACCGGCAACATCGCCGGTGTCGCCACCGCCGTCGTCTCCGGCGGCCCCGGCGCCGTCTTCTGGATCTGGGTCTACGGATTCTTCGCCACCGTCATCAAGCTTACCGAGGCCATCCTCGGCATCCGCTACCGCTCGCTCAAGGACGGCCACCTCTCCGCTGGGCCCATGCACTACCTCCGCGAGGGCCTCCGCTCCCCCACCCTCGCCTGGATCTATGCCCTCGTGGCCGGCATCGCCGCCCTCACCACCACTCCCTTCACCCAACCCAACTCCATGGCTGTCGTCCTGGAGAGCCAGTTCCACATCCCCACCTGGGCGTCGGGGCTCGGCATTGCCGTGCTCGCCTGGCTCGTCATCATCGGCGGCGTGCGCTCCATCGGCCGCGCCGCCGAGGCGCTCGCGCCCCTCAAGGTCGGCCTCTATCTGGTCGGCGGACTCTGGGTCATTCTCTTCCACGCGGGCCAGATTCCCGACGTCTTCGCCCTCATCTTCCGCGAGGCCTTCTCTCTCGAAGGCGCCCGGGGCGGCACCGCTGGCGTCAGCGTCATGATCGCCATGCGCTACGGGCTCGCGCGCGGCATCTACGCCAACGAGGCCGGCTATGGCACCGCCGCCGTGGCCTACGGCACCGCTCGCAGCGAGCAGCCCCTCCAGCAGGGGCTCAACGCCGTGATGGAGGTCTTCATCGTCTCCTTCGTCACCTCCACCATCAGCGCCCTCACCATCCTCGTGAGCGGCGTGTGGCAGTCCGGCAAGACGAGCACCGCGCTGGTGGCCTCGGCCTTCGACACCGCCATCCCCGTGGGCGGCTGGGTCGTCGCCTTCTGCGCCTTCCTGTTCGGCTACACCACCCTCACCGGCTGGGCCTACTACGGTGAGCAGTTCCTCGAGTACATCGGCGGCCCGAAGATCACCAAGCCGTACCGGTGGATCTACTGCGGCCTCATCTACTTCGGCGCCGTCAGCAAACCCGAGCTCGTCTGGGCCTGGGGTGACCTGATGAACGGCCTCCAGATCTTCCCCAACATGGTCGGCATCATCGGCCTGTCCGGCGTGGTCGCCGCCATTTTGCGCGAGCGGAGCCAGGCTCAGGCGCTGGGCACCAGCGCCACCGGGCCCTCGTAGCGCAGCGGGACGCCGTCCTCGGGCGCGAGGGTGATGTGGCGGCGCACAGGCCGGATGGGCCGGTTGTGTCCCAGCGAGAAGCGGTGCCCCGACAGCAGCGTGCCCAGCGCCACCTTCATCTCATACAGCGCGAAGGCCGCTCCCAGGCAGCGCCGAGCCCCTCCGCCGAAGGGCATGTACTCGAAGGGCGAGAACTTCCGCTCCAGGAAGCGCTCGGGCCGGAAGCGCTCGGGCTCGGGGAACACCGCGGGGTTGGAGTGCGCCTGGGTGATCGACACCATCACCCCCATCCCCGCTGGCAGTGTGTGGCCTCGCAGCGTGAAGGGCACCCGGAGCCTCCGGTTCACCAGCGTCACCACCGGGAACAGCCGCAGCGTCTCGTCGCACACCGCGCTCAGGTACGGCAGCTTCGCCAGCGCCTCCGGCTCCGGCCGAGGCCCCAGCCCCCGCAGCTCCGCGTCCACCTTCTGCTTCGCCTCGGGCGTGCGGTGCAGCCAGTACAGCGCCCACGCCATGCCGATCGCCGTCGTCTCGTGCCCCGCGAACAACAGCGTGCGCAGCTCGTCCTTCAGCTCCGCGTCCGACATGGGCTGGCCCGCCTCGTCCCTCGCCGCCAAGAGCAGCGAGAGGATGTCCTCCCGGGAGTGGCCGTCCGCGCGCCGGAGCTCGAGCTGCTCCGTCAGCAGCCGGTCCAGGTGCCGCACCGTCTCCTGGAACCGCGCCCACGGGCCCCGGCCCCCGAACGAGCGGCGCAGCACCGGGAACATGGAGATGGGCACCGTATACGCCTGCGCGTACGCGCTGATGGCCTCCCGGAAGCGCCGCGCCCGCTCCGGCTCCTCCACGCCGAACACCACGCGAATGATGATGTCCAAGGAGATGCCCTGCGCCAGTTCCAGCGCCACCAGCGAGGCGCCCGGCCGCAGCCCCTCCACCGCCCGCGTGGTGATCTCCTGCATCTGGGTGCCGTAGGCCCGCATGCGCTCGCCATGGAAGGGCGGCATCAGCAGCTTGCGCTCCCGCTTGTGGCGCTCCCCGCCCAGCAGCAGCACAGAGTTCAGGCCTACGATCGGCTCCAGCGGCACGCGCGCGATCGGCTCGAAGATGTCCGGGTCCGCGGTGAAGATCTCCCGCAGGCCGCTCTCCTCGCCCGTGACCGCGACAGTGCCCATGGGCAGCTGCGCCACGAAGGGATCGCCATACTTCGCGACGCTCTCACGGACGAAACCCGCCGTGTCCTTCAGGAACCGCAGCGACTGGACGAGCCGGAACGGAGGCCCTTTGAGGGTGTGGGACATGGGTCAACCTCGGCTTACCCTGCGCGCCGCCGCACCGAGCGCCGCAGCCCGTCCAGCCAGCGGCCGTGCACCCGCGCCGACCGGGCTCGCTCCTGGATGCGTGCCCCAGGGCCCAAGGCCTCGGAGGCCGCCAGGCCGAGATCCTCCGCCACCTCGTCCGCCGCCATCGCCCCCGTGAGCGCCGCACCCTCCATGAAGCCCTGCGCGTCCAGGCTGGTGTGCTCGCCACAGAAGTGAACGTTGCCCACCCGCTCGATCTCCGCTCCGGCGATCGTCGTGAACTGGCCCACCGCATAGGCGGAGTAGCTGCCCAGCGTCAGCGGGTGAGTCGGCC
This genomic interval carries:
- a CDS encoding AHH domain-containing protein — its product is MNFWQCLLRLEAVLMTIMVAGCGTAAPTIRVENGSRGETVLFIPRSATVDPIEVSPEEVTQALQRMARQVRLSGSPRETVERLFQLDALYGDYLYLLRERKVVPLEGGTPLEGALTLQEQQWVTWYADWCRSEHRFNGDCLGGALVAGKYMDLRGRYMWAMALSKSPVLEEFEKALGHMVTMRAVLQAAMCTVVTLLVLLAMPDPVTKFIAAWATVALIYWVGAKTLYRLVEGWFQLMKEVQEATTFEELREAGERFGKLFSREAAQAFALVAMALLTHTAKDFAQQVSTLPGSAQVSMQAEAQGGLLLSEVATVESVAVTADGFTVALGPGAVAMAANGGRGGRTQKHHIGTIANKKSSLRGGPWTPLFEKLFARAGMRLKDAENVVPIQGHRGPHPQRYHELIYKRLQGALGDCRSISECREYLTRELRDLAEEISTPGTELNQLVTLGH
- a CDS encoding imm11 family protein — translated: MAQRFFELADDRYFPRRWHLDTPTTSEGRKVHDWDFTKGAPVHVEGRLNIPIEIAGRPLDYCWAGLSIPVVHIRVATVLAELASHDIQLIPADIDGRPDQYLVMVATRLIRCIDEKSSRIRLWTVEDSVPKKVGQYRDVRDLRIDKTKVGNAQVFRPEGWEVVLIVSEEIKNAMEHLGTTGTRFTEV
- a CDS encoding DNA alkylation repair protein is translated as MSAETVVQELARAANPEKAAFFPRFFKTSPGEYAEGDQFLGVTVPEQRRIAKKHRELPLPEISKLVSSPIHEHRLTGFLVLTEKFRKADEDTRARLFTFCRKHLAGINNWDLVDTVAPKIFGEHLIAHPELRKMLHTFAGDTSLWKRRIAIISTQAFIRRGDFEDTLTLAERLLRDPHDLIHKAVGWMLREVGDRDRARLEEFLERHAAEMPRTMLRYAIEKFSPERRRHFMER
- a CDS encoding P1 family peptidase, coding for MGSHPLVSVPLAVFLLAWPLSAAAQSAPVKVPTASKKPVPAAPAKARSRDLGIPFGGQPGPLDAITDVPGVEVGHATIISGEGRLVVGKGPVRSGVTAVWPRGKAGEAPVFGGTYVLNGNGEMTGTHWLNESGLLYGPVLLTTTSSVGTVRDAIIAWALKRGRSFELSLPVVAETYDGILNDVDGFHVRQEHVFKALDGASGGPVAEGSVGGGTGMICNGFKGGIGTASRKLPEAQGGYTVGVLVQCNYGKRRNLTVAGVPVGEEIPDLQACTVSDQPPSNPLIHKMPQCTKQGASLPSYPEGMGSIIVVVGTDAPLLPHQLQRIARRVPLGIGKMGGLGEDGSGDLFVAFSTQATQPATPGPVATVSTLDNERMNPLFEATVQATQEAILNAMLAADTMTGADGIRVYALPHDRLMEAMKKYGRK
- a CDS encoding alanine/glycine:cation symporter family protein; this translates as MAAPPISGVACAPRMLPEPLRRAILWASDFVWGPWTLVMLLGAGLFLTVRYRFAQVRLFPEAARTLVPAQQEGARGALSPFQAFMTALGASIGTGNIAGVATAVVSGGPGAVFWIWVYGFFATVIKLTEAILGIRYRSLKDGHLSAGPMHYLREGLRSPTLAWIYALVAGIAALTTTPFTQPNSMAVVLESQFHIPTWASGLGIAVLAWLVIIGGVRSIGRAAEALAPLKVGLYLVGGLWVILFHAGQIPDVFALIFREAFSLEGARGGTAGVSVMIAMRYGLARGIYANEAGYGTAAVAYGTARSEQPLQQGLNAVMEVFIVSFVTSTISALTILVSGVWQSGKTSTALVASAFDTAIPVGGWVVAFCAFLFGYTTLTGWAYYGEQFLEYIGGPKITKPYRWIYCGLIYFGAVSKPELVWAWGDLMNGLQIFPNMVGIIGLSGVVAAILRERSQAQALGTSATGPS
- a CDS encoding cytochrome P450 translates to MSHTLKGPPFRLVQSLRFLKDTAGFVRESVAKYGDPFVAQLPMGTVAVTGEESGLREIFTADPDIFEPIARVPLEPIVGLNSVLLLGGERHKRERKLLMPPFHGERMRAYGTQMQEITTRAVEGLRPGASLVALELAQGISLDIIIRVVFGVEEPERARRFREAISAYAQAYTVPISMFPVLRRSFGGRGPWARFQETVRHLDRLLTEQLELRRADGHSREDILSLLLAARDEAGQPMSDAELKDELRTLLFAGHETTAIGMAWALYWLHRTPEAKQKVDAELRGLGPRPEPEALAKLPYLSAVCDETLRLFPVVTLVNRRLRVPFTLRGHTLPAGMGVMVSITQAHSNPAVFPEPERFRPERFLERKFSPFEYMPFGGGARRCLGAAFALYEMKVALGTLLSGHRFSLGHNRPIRPVRRHITLAPEDGVPLRYEGPVALVPSA